From Psychrobacillus sp. FSL K6-2836, a single genomic window includes:
- a CDS encoding S66 family peptidase encodes MLIKPKMLKAGDKIATISLSWGGAGEPELRWRYEQGVDRLRNVFGLEVVAMPNSLKGGDYLYENPQARAEDLMNAFKDPSIKGIFSNIGGSESIRLLPYIDFDVIRENPKVFIGYSDSTVTHLFCHKAGISSFYGPAILMDFAENVVMHEYTVEALKKALFAVDAIGEVKPATEWTSERLEWIVENKDKKRKMNPNKGYELLQGSGVVQGRLIGGCIEVLEFAKGTSLWPAEEYWKDSILFFETSEELPTPGQLEYWLRNYGTQGILQQAKGIIFGKPQNEKYYEEYKESIRLIMKELSLDNLPILYNLNFGHTEPKFVLPYGANVEINCENVTFSILDSGVE; translated from the coding sequence ATGCTTATAAAACCAAAAATGCTAAAAGCTGGAGACAAGATAGCTACAATTAGTTTGTCTTGGGGAGGAGCTGGCGAACCTGAGCTACGATGGAGATATGAACAAGGGGTAGATAGATTACGTAATGTGTTTGGACTGGAAGTTGTGGCAATGCCAAATAGTTTGAAGGGTGGCGACTATTTATATGAAAACCCACAGGCACGTGCAGAAGATTTAATGAATGCATTTAAGGATCCTTCCATTAAAGGGATATTCTCTAATATTGGTGGTAGCGAAAGCATTCGATTATTACCTTATATTGATTTTGATGTAATTCGAGAGAATCCAAAAGTATTTATAGGCTACTCTGATTCTACTGTAACGCACCTATTCTGTCATAAAGCAGGGATATCCTCCTTTTATGGACCAGCTATATTAATGGATTTTGCGGAAAATGTAGTGATGCATGAATATACCGTAGAGGCATTGAAGAAGGCTTTGTTTGCAGTCGATGCAATTGGTGAAGTGAAGCCTGCAACTGAATGGACAAGTGAACGACTAGAATGGATTGTTGAAAACAAAGATAAAAAACGGAAGATGAATCCAAATAAAGGGTATGAACTACTACAAGGTTCTGGGGTAGTGCAAGGTAGATTAATAGGAGGCTGTATCGAAGTATTAGAATTTGCAAAAGGCACATCGCTTTGGCCAGCAGAAGAATATTGGAAAGACAGTATTTTATTTTTCGAAACGTCTGAGGAGCTACCAACACCTGGTCAATTAGAATATTGGCTCCGTAATTACGGCACTCAAGGAATTCTTCAGCAAGCAAAAGGAATTATTTTTGGTAAGCCACAAAATGAGAAATACTATGAGGAATATAAAGAGTCTATTCGTTTAATCATGAAAGAGCTTTCCTTAGATAATCTGCCAATTTTATATAACTTGAACTTTGG